A genome region from Manihot esculenta cultivar AM560-2 chromosome 5, M.esculenta_v8, whole genome shotgun sequence includes the following:
- the LOC110615440 gene encoding glycine-rich domain-containing protein 2, whose amino-acid sequence MEKVQELEWAEAQKIAISEDLVAAAKQQLQFLAEVDRHRQLYDGSALNRAIHRYKYCWLPLLAKQAKSQVSEGPLVVPLDCEWVWHCHKLNPVRYKNDCKELYGRILGSQNVVSSTQASCKKQTEEIWSRMYPCEPYELNLSTQISEDSGNNVLGAQKSTNYDLVSAVKRQSSFYYQVSRSHMSDDVYLEGAVARYKGFLHLIKRNQEKSISQFCVPTYDIDLIWHSHQLRPVSYCKDLVAILGRVLEHDDTDSDRTKGNKLDTGCLQTTKQWEETFGSRYWRAGAMYRGSVPSPLTINVSHLDNLSKVVGSNKYQSMLQIPKKMFTEVMLDIVDVINLPVGCEENLFATFSMKQPDMFFKGNRSISIFPKAKERQVAIFQSEPKGELVCQLMTNSSSVRYLARPGRVLGTASISLQDLMKPDSSLSYERWIELFPNSGTLSSQPINLRIALSFTPPVQAPFMLHLVKAHRQGKGWTCIVDDAGNEIMSLQMRDSMKVEAKYGYLFKKEAVGMTTSGETPILAEFLGAGWSLLNSTWRFQLQNKLNNVGQIFELTGRQKVVILPGRKLEYENGSCEKHKRAENMMTAVEFSAKHPYGRAVALFNLKSGFVQINEEWLVFPGILLAFLLANTLRKEGDFNLSANRESPRELDDALKQAMISKMESDFDWETTGCENCYAVHAIGGTEYNTSNAECKVGDIMKSTTCGGCGGRCGGGSCGGGCGGGGCGGGSCRGGCGGGCNSGHETK is encoded by the exons ATGGAGAAGGTGCAGGAACTAGAGTGGGCTGAAGCACAGAAGATTGCAATAAGTGAAGACTTGGTAGCTGCAGCTAAACAGCAGCTACAATTTCTTGCTGAGGTCGATAGGCATCGCCAACTCTATGACGGCTCTGCTTTAAACCGAGCTATTCATAG GTACAAATACTGTTGGCTTCCTTTGCTTGCCAAACAAGCAAAGTCTCAGGTATCAGAAGGCCCTTTGGTCGTGCCACTTGATTGTGAATGGGTTTGGCATTGCCATAAGCTCAATCCG GTGCGCTACAAAAATGACTGCAAGGAACTCTATGGGAGAATCCTTGGCAGCCAGAATGTTGTATCCTCCACTCAAGCTTCCTGCAAAAAGCAGACTGAAGAAATATGGAGCAGGATGTATCCTTGTGAACCTTATGAATTGAATCTGAGCACACAAATATCAGAAGATAGCGGCAACAATGTTCTGGGAGCTCAAAAATCCACCAACTATGATCTGGTTTCAGCTGTCAAAAGGCAGAGTTCGTTCTATTATCAG GTGTCCAGATCCCATATGAGTGATGATGTCTATCTTGAAGGAGCTGTAGCTAGATACAAGGGATTTCTGCATTTGATAAAGAGAAACCAGGAGAAGTCGATCAGCCAATTTTGTGTCCCAACTTATGACATTGACCTTATCTGGCACTCTCACCAGCTGCGTCCTGTTTCTTATTGCAAAGATCTGGTGGCAATACTGGGGAGAGTATTAGAGCATGATGATACAGATTCGGACAGAACTAAAGGCAATAAGCTGGATACTGGATGTTTACAGACCACCAAACAGTGGGAAGAGACATTCGGTTCCAGGTACTGGAGAGCAGGAGCTATGTATAGAGGCAGTGTTCCATCACCTCTCACAATCAATGTGAGCCATCTGGACAATTTAAGCAAGGTGGTTGGTTCCAATAAGTATCAAAGTATGCTTCAAATTCCCAAGAAAATGTTTACAGAG GTTATGCTGGACATTGTGGATGTCATAAACTTACCTGTCGGGTGTGAAGAAAACCTTTTTGCAACATTTAGTATGAAACAACCGGATATGTTTTTTAAAGGCAACAGAAGCATAAGCATCTTTCCCAAGGCAAAGGAGAGACAAGTAGCTATTTTTCAGAGTGAGCCCAAAGGAGAACTTGTCTGTCAACTTATGACAAATTCATCTTCAGTTCGTTATCTTGCAAGGCCTGGCAGAGTATTGGGCACAGCATCAATCTCTTTACAGGACCTTATGAAACCAGATTCTTCACTGTCATATGAAAGGTGGATTGAGTTGTTTCCAAATTCTGGAACTTTGAGTTCTCAGCCTATCAATCTACGCATTGCACTGTCTTTTACTCCGCCAGTCCAAGCACCATTCATGCTGCACCTAGTTAAGGCACATCGACAGGGTAAAGGGTGGACATGCATAGTGGACGACGCTGGCAATGAGATCATGTCCCTTCAAATGAG GGATTCAATGAAAGTGGAGGCAAAATATGGCTACCTTTTCAAAAAGGAAGCTGTTGGCATGACTACTTCTGGTGAAACTCCTATACTTGCAGAGTTTCTTGGAGCAGGATGGTCTCTGCTAAACTCTACCTGGCGGTTTCAGCTTCAGAATAAACTCAATAATGTTGGTCAGATCTTTGAGCTTACAGGTCGCCAAAAG GTGGTTATTTTACCTGGTAGAAAATTGGAGTATGAAAATGGAAGCTGTGAGAAGCATAAAAGGGCAGAGAACATGATGACAGCAGTTGAATTCTCTGCAAAACATCCTTATGGAAGAGCTGTGGCATTATTCAATTTGAAGTCTGGCTTTGTGCAG ATCAATGAAGAATGGCTAGTATTTCCTGGGATACTGTTGGCCTTTTTACTTGCTAATACTTTGAGGAAGGAAGGTGATTTCAATCTCAGTGCCAACAGGGAGAGTCCTAGAGAATTGGATGATGCCTTAAAGCAAGCAATGATCTCAAAAATGGAGAGTGACTTTGATTGGGAGACTACTGGGTGCGAAAACTGTTATGCTGTGCATGCAATTGGTGGAACCGAGTATAACACATCCAATGCTGAATGCAAAGTAGGAGATATAATGAAGAGCACCACGTGCGGAGGCTGCGGTGGTCGTTGTGGGGGAGGGAGCTGTGGGGGTGGTTGTGGTGGTGGTGGCTGTGGGGGAGGGAGCTGTAGAGGTGGTTGTGGTGGGGGGTGTAATAGCGGCCATGAGACAAAATAG
- the LOC110615312 gene encoding pentatricopeptide repeat-containing protein At1g09900 produces MDLIVHTHRTHEGFCLFQHFHGENSRSSSGFAGVRVRAKVDSSMKVSLGVRKFKRSRVFAVSGVEAFRSNGKVQSFDKPPNGQLGNGHVPSNPMDSLPNLGEVESNNHLRKLVRNGELEEGFRFLESMVYRGDIPDIVPCTSLIRGFCKIGKTRKAARVMEIVEDSGAVPDVITYNVLTSGYCKAGEIDKALRVLDRMGVAPDVVTYNTILRALCDSGKLKQAMEVLNRQLEKECYPDVITYTILIEATCREGGVGQAMKLLDEMRSRGCKPDVVTYNVLVNGICKEGRLDEAIKFLNNMPSYGCQPNVITHNIILRSMCSTGRWMDAERLLAEMVRKGCSPSVVTFNILINFLCRKGLLGRAIDILEKMPRHGCTPNSLSYNPLLHGFCKEKKMERAIEYLEKMVSRGCYPDIVTYNTLLTALCKDGKVDAAVEILNQLSCKGCSPVLITYNTVIDGLSKVGKTDEAVELLKEMRAKDLKPDIITYSSLIGGLSREGKVDEAIKSFHDLEGLGIKPNAITYNAVMLGLCKARQTDRAIDFLAYMVSRGCKPTEVSYTILIEGIAYEGLAKEALELLNELCLRGVVKKSSAEKVAVRM; encoded by the coding sequence ATGGATTTGATAGTGCATACACATCGTACCCATGAAGGGTTTTGCTTATTTCAACACTTCCATGGAGAAAATAGTAGAAGCAGCAGTGGTTTTGCTGGAGTTAGAGTTAGGGCTAAAGTTGATTCAAGCATGAAAGTCTCTCTAGGAGTTAGAAAGTTTAAACGGAGTCGGGTTTTTGCTGTTTCTGGGGTCGAAGCTTTTCGTTCCAATGGTAAAGTTCAAAGTTTTGATAAGCCGCCAAATGGGCAGTTGGGAAATGGGCACGTTCCTTCGAATCCAATGGATTCTTTGCCGAATCTGGGGGAAGTTGAAAGCAATAATCATCTCCGTAAATTGGTTAGGAATGGGGAATTAGAGGAAGGTTTCAGGTTTCTGGAGAGCATGGTTTATCGAGGGGATATTCCTGATATAGTTCCCTGTACAAGTTTGATTCGTGGTTTTTGCAAGATTGGGAAAACTAGGAAGGCAGCTAGGGTTATGGAGATAGTAGAGGACTCGGGGGCTGTTCCTGATGTAATCACTTACAATGTGTTGACTAGTGGGTATTGTAAGGCAGGGGAGATTGATAAAGCCTTAAGGGTTCTGGACCGAATGGGTGTTGCCCCTGATGTTGTTACATATAATACAATTCTCCGTGCTTTGTGTGATAGTGGAAAATTGAAACAAGCAATGGAAGTTCTTAATAGACAGTTGGAAAAGGAGTGCTATCCAGATGTAATTACATATACCATATTAATTGAGGCGACTTGCAGGGAAGGTGGGGTTGGGCAAGCCATGAAGCTCTTAGATGAGATGCGAAGTAGGGGATGCAAACCAGATGTGGTTACTTACAATGTTCTTGTCAATGGAATATGCAAGGAAGGGAGGTTAGATGAAGCGATCAAGTTCTTAAACAACATGCCATCATATGGATGCCAACCTAATGTGATTAcacataatattattttgcgTAGCATGTGCAGCACTGGCAGGTGGATGGATGCTGAGAGGCTACTGGCTGAAATGGTTCGGAAAGGTTGTTCTCCTAGTGTTGTTACTTTCAACATATTGATTAATTTCTTGTGCCGTAAGGGCTTATTAGGTCGAGCAATTGACATACTGGAGAAGATGCCTAGGCATGGATGCACTCCAAATTCCTTAAGTTACAACCCGTTGCTTCATGGTTTTTgcaaagaaaagaagatggaaaGGGCAATTGAGTACCTGGAGAAAATGGTGTCTAGGGGTTGTTATCCGGATATTGTGACATACAACACTCTTCTCACAGCACTATGCAAAGATGGGAAGGTTGATGCTGCAGTTGAGATACTTAATCAGCTAAGTTGTAAAGGATGTTCACCAGTTTTGATCACTTACAACACTGTGATTGATGGGCTTTCCAAGGTGGGAAAAACAGATGAAGCTGTGGAACTATTGAAAGAGATGCGAGCAAAGGATCTCAAGCCTGATATAATCACTTACTCTTCACTTATTGGCGGGCTAAGCAGAGAAGGAAAGGTTGATGAAGCAATTAAATCCTTTCATGATTTGGAAGGGCTGGGGATTAAACCTAATGCTATCACCTACAATGCTGTCATGTTGGGACTTTGTAAGGCTCGACAGACCGACCGTGCAATTGACTTCTTGGCTTATATGGTATCAAGGGGATGTAAACCCACTGAAGTTTCATACACCATACTCATTGAAGGCATAGCTTATGAAGGTTTAGCAAAGGAGGCTTTAGAGTTGTTGAATGAGCTGTGCTTAAGAGGAGTTGTGAAGAAAAGTTCGGCTGAAAAGGTGGCAGTAAGGATGTAG